The Hypomesus transpacificus isolate Combined female chromosome 2, fHypTra1, whole genome shotgun sequence genome window below encodes:
- the LOC124479298 gene encoding steroid 21-hydroxylase — translation MMVTDVSVVSLGALLMLLALWLLLTFSAGHHDTSTQALKSRLLASIYQFLPCSPSPSPSLPGPTPLPLVGNMFELAHDHLPIHLTTLAQRYGNIYRLKFGSTTMVVLNSGDVIREALVKKWSDFAGRPHSYTGDVVSGGGRSISLGDYSDEWRAHRRLAHSALQRCTQQSLHGVIQKQALRLRQVLLDYQGQAVDLSEDFTVAASNVITTLAFGREYEKSSRELQRLHSCLNEIVSLWGSPWISALDSFPLLRKLPNPPFARLLKEVARRDDIIRTHLNEYKTQDRKCEDAITGSLLQGIDQSQANSTQGVVLTDTHVHMATVDLLIGGTETTASWLSWTVAFLLHRPEVQSLVYEEMCRELGGRYPQYSDRSRLPVLCAVIHEVLRLRPVAPLAVPHRAIRDSSIAGYFIAKNTVIIPNLFGAHHDQAVWTDPYCFKPERFLEGGGASLRALLPFGGGARLCLGESVAKMELFLFTAYLLRDFQLVLPVNEALPDLRGVASVVLKAEAYKVVARARPA, via the exons ATGATGGTAACGGACGTATCAGTGGTGAGTTTGGGAGCTCTTCTCATGCTGCTAGCCCTGTGGTTACTGCTAACCTTTTCTGCTGGACACcatgacacatccacacaag CGCTTAAATCTAGACTCCTGGCCTCGATCTATCAATTTCTcccctgttctccctctccctccccctcccttccggGGCCTACCCCCTTACCTCTGGTGGGCAACATGTTTGAGCTGGCACACGACCACCTGCCCATTCACCTGACTACCCTGGCACAGCGCTATGGCAACATCTACCGCCTCAAGTTTGGCAGCACCA CCATGGTGGTGCTAAACAGTGGCGATGTCATTAGAGAAGCCCTGGTGAAGAAATGGTCCGACTTTGCCGGGAGACCGCATTCATACACGG GAGACGTGGTATCGGGGGGAGGGCGCTCCATCTCCTTGGGTGACTACAGCGACGAGTGGAGGGCTCACCGCCGCCTAGCCCACAGTGCTTTGCAGCGATGCACGCAGCAGTCTCTACACGGCGTCATCCAGAAACAGGCCCTGCGCCTAAGACAG GTGCTGTTGGACTATCAGGGCCAGGCTGTGGACCTATCAGAGGACTTCACTGTGGCGGCTAGTAATGTCATCACCACCCTGGCCTTCGGCAGAGAG TATGAGAAGAGCTCACGGGAGCTTCAGCGGCTGCACAGCTGTCTTAACGAGATCGTGTCTCTGTGGGGCTCACCCTGGATATCTGCCCTCGACTCCTTCCCCCTGCTGAGA AAATTGCCCAATCCTCCCTTTGCCCGTCTTCTTAAAGAGGTGGCGAGGAGAGATGACATCATAAGAACACATCTGAATGAATACAAG ACTCAAGATCGCAAATGTGAGGATGCCATCACAGGGTCCCTTCTCCAAGGAATTGACCAATCACAGGCCAACTCGACACAGGGAGTG GTACTGACAGACACTCATGTCCACATGGCCACAGTGGACCTTCTTATTGGTGGAACTGAGACCACTGCTTCCTGGTTAAGTTGGACAGTGGCCTTCCTCCTACACAGACCGGAG GTGCAGAGCTTGGTGTACGAAGAGATGTGTCGGGAGCTAGGTGGACGCTACCCTCAGTACAGCGACAGGTCCCGCCTCCCGGTGCTGTGTGCCGTTATCCACGAGGTGCTGCGGCTCAGGCCGGTGGCACCGCTGGCTGTCCCTCACCGAGCCATCAGGGACAGCAG TATTGCAGGATATTTCATTGCCAAGAACACAGTCATCATCCCTAATCTGTTTGGAGCACACCACGACCAGGCCGTTTGGACCGACCCCTACTGCTTCAAACCAG agcGCTTCCTGGAGGGCGGGGGAGCCTCGCTGCGTGCTCTCCTGCCTTTCGGAGGCGGGGCCAGGCTGTGCCTGGGGGAGTCGGTGGCCAAAATGGAACTCTTTCTGTTCACGGCCTACTTGCTGCGCGACTTCCAGTTGGTCCTCCCCGTCAACGAGGCTCTGCCGGATCTGAGGGGCGTGGCTAGTGTGGTGCTCAAAGCCGAGGCCTACAAGGTCGTCGCGCGCGCCAGGCCTGCGTAA
- the LOC124475576 gene encoding choline transporter-like protein 4 produces MKPVNHGPYDPLFSGLIRKRHCTDVACCTLFVATVAAYMVVGILAWLFGDPRHVLFPRNSTGMFCGTGMNVNKPSMFYLDILKCVTTTNTMAAALNGRQCPTTQVCVTKCPSQYWMLPEAAYEAGAIPMDFFPRQYCDPNFDLAGTTLTVQDILDQELCPSFYIPSEPALGRCLPTLAALRKMPSNFTLPGKANVNETVTSITTAIRSLITGYNTKAVGVRIFEDFASSWYWILLGMIVAMVVSLVFLLLLRYLAFVLVWVLILGVLAMGGYGIFRCYIEYAYFSKSKMTIGDLRFKEKMSVYFQVKETWLAILIVLCVVEFILLVVLSCIRRSVVTAVSLIEESSRAVGCMMSTLVYPLFTFVLVVVCVSYWGITALYLATSGIPVYRVVSLNNTIMPGCNLINGTQNCRPQTFDSSIYPDCPAARCLFYKYDEEGFFQRNLVSLQLFNVFAFLWCVNFVIALGQSTLAGVFSSYYWAFTKPTDIPAFSLSHAFIRTLRYHVGSLAIGSLTLLFFQLPRILMEYLDRKCRDSKGSCARFLVTCFRPCSICLEGFLKFVSRNAFIAMAMYGENFAVSAHSAYALLLRNISRVVVLDGVADMLLFFCKLIVVAAVGVPAFFFFSGGINMPEDAFQANMLNYYWVPSITVIVAAYLIAQGFFSVYSMCIDTLYMCFMEDLERNDGSVQKPYVMSRNLMRILRRTRPGQSIQRTN; encoded by the exons ATGAAGCCAGTGAATCACG GCCCTTATGACCCTCTCTTTTCTGGACTGATCCGTAAAAG ACATTGCACAGATGTGGCCTGTTGTACTCTCTTCGTGGCAACAGTTGCTGCCTACATGGTTGTGGGAATTCTGG cttGGCTGTTTGGAGACCCTCGCCATGTTCTCTTCCCCAGGAACTCGACTGGAATGTTCTGTGGTACCGGTATGAATGT GAACAAGCCTAGCATGTTCTATCTGGACATACTGAAGTGTGTCACCACTACCAATACGATGGCTGCAGCACTGAATGGTCGTCAGTGCCCTACAACACAG GTGTGCGTCACAAAGTGTCCCTCACAGTACTGGATGTTACCAGAAGCTGCTTATGAAGCAGGTGCCATCCCCATGGACTTCTTCCCGCGGCAGTACTGCGACCCCAACTTTGACCTGGCAGGGACAACACTG ACAGTCCAAGACATCCTTGATCAGGAACTTTGCCCGTCCTTCTATATCCCAAGTGAACCAG CTTTGGGGAGATGTTTACCCACTCTTGCTGCTCTAAGAAAGATGCCCTCCAACTTCACTTTGCCTGGAAAGGCCAATGTCAACGAAACTGTTACCAGTATTACCACAGCCATACG CTCCCTAATAACAGGCTATAATACCAAAGCCGTGGGAGTTAGGATATTTGAAGACTTTGCTTCGTCCTGGTACTGGATATTACT TGGTATGATAGTAGCCATGGTCGTCAGCCTGGTCTTCCTGTTGCTGCTGAGGTATCTGGCCTTTGTCCTGGTCTGGGTGCTTATCCTGGGAGTGCTAGCCATGGGAGGCTATG GTATATTTCGCTGCTACATAGAATATGCCTATTTCAGCAAGTCAAAAATGACTATTGGTGACCTCAGGTTCAAGGAAAAAATGTCTGTCTACTTTCAAGTTAAAGAGACCTGGCTGGCCATCT TGATCGTCTTGTGTGTGGTGGAGTTCATTCTCCTTGTGGTCCTCAGCTGCATCAGGAGGAGCGTGGTCACAGCTGTGTCTCTCATCGAAGAGTCCAGCAG GGCCGTGGGTTGCATGATGTCCACCCTTGTATACCCTCTGTTTACCTttgtgctggtggtggtgtgtgtctccTACTGGGGGATAACCGCTCTGTACCTGGCAACCTCCGGAATCCCTGTATACAGAGTGGTGTCTCTGAATAACACCATCATGCCGGGATGCAATCTTATCAATGGAACACAAAACTGCCGCCCACAG ACGTTCGACTCCTCAATATACCCAGACTGCCCCGCGGCGCGATGCCTCTTCTACAAGTACGACGAGGAAGGCTTTTTCCAGAGGAACTTGGTCAGCCTCCAGCTCTTCAACGTCTTTGCCTTCCTGTGGTGTGTCAACTTTGTCATTGCCTTGGGACAGAGCACCCTGGCTGGGGTGTTTTCATCCTACTACTGGGCCTTTACCAAACCCACCGACATCCCTGCCTTCTCCCTGAGCCATGCTTTCATCCGCACGCTACG GTATCACGTTGGCTCTCTGGCGATCGGCTCCCTAACGCTCCTATTCTTCCAGCTCCCCAGGATTCTGATGGAATACCTGGACCGCAAGTGCCGTG ATTCCAAAGGCTCGTGCGCTCGGTTCCTGGTGACCTGCTTCCGGCCCTGCTCCATTTGTTTGGAGGGCTTCCTCAAATTTGTCAGCAGGAACGCCTTCATCGCG ATGGCTATGTATGGCGAGAACTTCGCTGTGTCAGCACATAGTGCCTATGCACTACTGTTGAGGAACATTAGCCG GGTGGTAGTACTGGACGGTGTGGCCGACATGCTCTTGTTCTTTTGCAAACTCATAGTGGTCGCAGCAGTTG GTGTGCCggcattcttcttcttctcggGTGGAATCAACATGCCCGAGGACGCCTTCCAAGCCAACATGCTCAACTACTACTGGGTCCCCAGCATC ACGGTGATAGTGGCAGCCTACCTCATCGCTCAGGGCTTCTTCAGTGTCTACAGCATGTGCATCGACACCCTCTACATGTGCTTCA TGGAGGACCTGGAGAGGAATGACGGCAGTGTGCAGAAGCCATACGTTATGTCTCGAAACCTGATGAGAATCCTGCGCAGAACACGCCCAGGGCAGTCCATCCAGAGGACCAACTAA
- the LOC124477414 gene encoding uncharacterized protein LOC124477414 isoform X1 — translation MLARLTNTGNTFQEDKIEMDFFLMLCLCFIVVGHQSSGLTTMFASVGGSISLPCGSTSPTYCSSVNWKMKEGQSGIPKFVVKSGKITNQEQASRLTVAQDCSLQIHHLNMSDGVLYICEDTETRSEISLELLKVDLVPAEKTDILLQCYLNNYNGSPFCNETITQEMKWLNEDETEVIGTRFRTDKKNACFHTLFITPKKSDHHRKWTCQVTDINGIKTSYSYTTSIPDGIEEVFAVVGESVSLRCDNASSLVKGSSPWWRRKSEQESALVRLSESETVTAGSRREIPETHMNHDSSLVINKVRPLHSGYYTCSLLNVSLNRIKLHTLEVTAEWASPGRKNLTLTCLLMCGGACGQDLNLTWAPSNPDAKLSTRKDHETLVSTFFLPDPKSNESAFCSVYREGVKMATRKWPFQENRTVILVAWLVPLLILLLCLVGGSVYYLRKKFRRATEEAQGSIGMSHVYEVVLDGLPPNSQQPRREANSTDNICSYDLLQAVN, via the exons ATGCTAGCAAGACTTACTAACACAGGAAATACATTTCAAGAAGATAAGATAGAAATGGATTTCTTTTTGATGCTGTGTCTCTGCTTTATAGTAGTTGGGCATCAGTCCTCAG GTCTAACAACAATGTTTGCTTCAGTGGGTGGTAGTATTTCCTTACCTTGTGGTTCAACCTCACCAACGTACTGCTCTTCTGTTAACTGGAAAATGAAAGAAGGGCAGAGTGGCATCCCCAAATTTGTGGtcaaatcaggaaaaattacaAACCAAGAACAAGCCAGTCGACTGACAGTTGCACAGGACTGTTCACTGCAAATTCATCATCTTAACATGTCGGATGGAGTACTTTACATTTGTGAAGATACAGAAACCAGATCAGAGATCTCACTTGAGCTTCTAAAAG TTGATCTGGTGCCTGCAGAGAAAACAGACATTCTGCTTCAGTGCTACTTGAATAACTATAATGGAAGTCCCTTTTGTAACGAAACAATTACACAAGAGATGAAGTGGCTTAACGAAGACGAAACAGAGGTAATTGGAACAAGATTTCGGACAGATAAGAAAAATGCTTGTTTTCATACACTGTTCATCACACCCAAGAAGTCAGACCATCACAGGAAATGGACATGTCAAGTAACTGATATTAATGGCATTAAAACCAGCTACAGTTACACCACATCAATTCCAG ATGGTATTGAGGAAGTGTTTGCTGTGGTTGGTGAGTCAGTGTCACTTCGCTGTGACAATGCATCCTCTCTGGTCAAAGGTAGCAGTCCATGGTGGAGAAGGAAAAGTGAACAAGAAAGTGCATTGGTCCGTCTATCTGAATCAGAGACTGTTACAGCAGGCTCAAGGAGGGAGATACCTGAAACCCATATGAACCATGATTCCTCCTTAGTCATCAACAAAGTGAGACCACTGCATTCTGGGTATTACACATGTTCACTCCTCAATGTATCCCTCAACAGAATCAAACTACACACATTAGAGG TAACGGCAGAGTGGGCTTCTCCAGGTAGAAAAAATCTCACCTTGACCTGTTTGCTCATGTGTGGGGGAGCATGTGGACAAGACCTCAATTTAACTTGGGCACCCAGTAACCCAGATGCAAAGCTGAGTACAAGAAAAGACCATGAAACCCTGGTGTCTACATTCTTCCTGCCAGATCCAAAGAGCAATGAGTCAGCCTTCTGTTCCGTGTACAGAGAAGGGGTCAAAATGGCGACGAGAAAGTGGCCCTTTCAAGAGA ATCGAACAGTGATTTTGGTTGCTTGGTTAGTCCCTCTTCTGATCTTACTGCTGTGCCTGGTTGGAGGGAGTGTCTACTATTTGAGGAAGAAGTTCAGGAGAGCTACAG AGGAAGCACAGGGTTCTATTGGAATG AGCCATGTATATGAAGTTGTTCTTGACGGACTACCACCCAATTCACAGCAACCAAGAAGAGAAGCAAACAGTACAGATAACATTTGTAGTTATGATCTTTTACAAGCTGTGAACTGA
- the LOC124477414 gene encoding uncharacterized protein LOC124477414 isoform X2 yields the protein MLARLTNTGNTFQEDKIEMDFFLMLCLCFIVVGHQSSGLTTMFASVGGSISLPCGSTSPTYCSSVNWKMKEGQSGIPKFVVKSGKITNQEQASRLTVAQDCSLQIHHLNMSDGVLYICEDTETRSEISLELLKVDLVPAEKTDILLQCYLNNYNGSPFCNETITQEMKWLNEDETEVIGTRFRTDKKNACFHTLFITPKKSDHHRKWTCQVTDINGIKTSYSYTTSIPDGIEEVFAVVGESVSLRCDNASSLVKGSSPWWRRKSEQESALVRLSESETVTAGSRREIPETHMNHDSSLVINKVRPLHSGYYTCSLLNVSLNRIKLHTLEVTAEWASPGRKNLTLTCLLMCGGACGQDLNLTWAPSNPDAKLSTRKDHETLVSTFFLPDPKSNESAFCSVYREGVKMATRKWPFQENRTVILVAWLVPLLILLLCLVGGSVYYLRKKFRRATEEAQGSIGMVS from the exons ATGCTAGCAAGACTTACTAACACAGGAAATACATTTCAAGAAGATAAGATAGAAATGGATTTCTTTTTGATGCTGTGTCTCTGCTTTATAGTAGTTGGGCATCAGTCCTCAG GTCTAACAACAATGTTTGCTTCAGTGGGTGGTAGTATTTCCTTACCTTGTGGTTCAACCTCACCAACGTACTGCTCTTCTGTTAACTGGAAAATGAAAGAAGGGCAGAGTGGCATCCCCAAATTTGTGGtcaaatcaggaaaaattacaAACCAAGAACAAGCCAGTCGACTGACAGTTGCACAGGACTGTTCACTGCAAATTCATCATCTTAACATGTCGGATGGAGTACTTTACATTTGTGAAGATACAGAAACCAGATCAGAGATCTCACTTGAGCTTCTAAAAG TTGATCTGGTGCCTGCAGAGAAAACAGACATTCTGCTTCAGTGCTACTTGAATAACTATAATGGAAGTCCCTTTTGTAACGAAACAATTACACAAGAGATGAAGTGGCTTAACGAAGACGAAACAGAGGTAATTGGAACAAGATTTCGGACAGATAAGAAAAATGCTTGTTTTCATACACTGTTCATCACACCCAAGAAGTCAGACCATCACAGGAAATGGACATGTCAAGTAACTGATATTAATGGCATTAAAACCAGCTACAGTTACACCACATCAATTCCAG ATGGTATTGAGGAAGTGTTTGCTGTGGTTGGTGAGTCAGTGTCACTTCGCTGTGACAATGCATCCTCTCTGGTCAAAGGTAGCAGTCCATGGTGGAGAAGGAAAAGTGAACAAGAAAGTGCATTGGTCCGTCTATCTGAATCAGAGACTGTTACAGCAGGCTCAAGGAGGGAGATACCTGAAACCCATATGAACCATGATTCCTCCTTAGTCATCAACAAAGTGAGACCACTGCATTCTGGGTATTACACATGTTCACTCCTCAATGTATCCCTCAACAGAATCAAACTACACACATTAGAGG TAACGGCAGAGTGGGCTTCTCCAGGTAGAAAAAATCTCACCTTGACCTGTTTGCTCATGTGTGGGGGAGCATGTGGACAAGACCTCAATTTAACTTGGGCACCCAGTAACCCAGATGCAAAGCTGAGTACAAGAAAAGACCATGAAACCCTGGTGTCTACATTCTTCCTGCCAGATCCAAAGAGCAATGAGTCAGCCTTCTGTTCCGTGTACAGAGAAGGGGTCAAAATGGCGACGAGAAAGTGGCCCTTTCAAGAGA ATCGAACAGTGATTTTGGTTGCTTGGTTAGTCCCTCTTCTGATCTTACTGCTGTGCCTGGTTGGAGGGAGTGTCTACTATTTGAGGAAGAAGTTCAGGAGAGCTACAG AGGAAGCACAGGGTTCTATTGGAATGGTAAGTTGA